Genomic DNA from Setaria italica strain Yugu1 chromosome V, Setaria_italica_v2.0, whole genome shotgun sequence:
TCATGATGAAATTTCAGTAGTGTTAGACATGCACCTTCAAACAATCCCTGTACCATCCTGTACAGCTACTTTTATGGGAGACAATGCTCCAGCTTACTTACCCACCATACAGTGGCAGGAAATTTGATGGGCTCCATGGGAAGTGGTAGCCACTGTGAGCTTCAACTGTCTCCAATACCCTCAGCACCATCCAAAGCCATAGGGTGAACAAATGAGGGCCAGTAAGAGCAGGACCAACAACCGTGGCAAATCCCAGGAACAAAATTTCAGCAGGGTGGGCATATTCAGAAGTTAACCCAAAGGGTGTAGCATATCTGCACAGATTTGCTGTGTCATAGACTAGACTGATACAATAAATGATATGTTGTGTAAATTAGGATGTAGTGAAGTGAAGCACTGTTGCTTACTCGTGGTGGACACTGTGGACATGCTTGTATAGCCATTTGGTGTGCAGTGCCCGGTGCCCCCAATAGAATATAAAATCCTCGAGtacaaaatagaaaagaacTTGAGATACAACAACAGTCCTGCAGAAAATACAGGTAGCATTTAAAACATTTTTCTTCCAGTTGAAGCTCTTGCATAATAATAAGGGCTCAGTAAAAGGAGAAGGAAGCGAATTGCTACCAGTGTGGCAGAGGAAGAGAGCTCCTAAGGCCCATGAATTTGAAGGCAGGGTAGGAGAAAATCATGACAGGCAAGTTCACACAGACATGGTAGAGAATGAGACGCAGGACACATCTGTTTTGATAAGCAGAGGTGTTGCTCTTCTTCTGCAAAGATGCACACAATTTTTTGTTGAGGAAACCATATGCAGTAGTAGCAAGATAAGTATAGGTATTCAATGAATTACTTTGCTCCAACAGATGAAACATTACATcactaaaaaaataaaggagagaAGAGGACAGGTTACTCTTTACAAACTGAGAACAGATTCTGATTAGCAATGCATGTTCTCATTGACAATGAGATCGGGGTATCACATTCCAGCGTAAATTTAAAACAGAGTGAGATCATCTAGAAGGAACTAGGCACCATTGTATCGTGAAGAAAATAGGAACAGACATTCTTGGCAAAGAGGAGTTAATGCTGGTGGAGCCTACTTGTGTATGGGAACGGGTCAATGCCAGTTGTTAGGGAAAGCAAAATAATATTCGTGAACAGCAGAAACAATAATTCTATTGCAAGGTGAGAGCTGTAAATACCATATCTCAAACTGCTGTTTTATAAATTTTCCGTTACAACTGCACATGTTACCCTCCCAGCActgtaaaaaaaagagagagtacCTGGATCTTGTACTTGGCGAAGAGGCCGAATCGCTcgaagaggagggaggggaggccggagaggaagaagacggtCTCGTGGATCAGGAAGGTGATGACGGTGGCGAGCTGGAACTCGGTGAAGTTGGCGGTCACCAGCTGCATTCATCGTTTCCCAAAACAACGGAGATCCGGAGTAAGCGGAGAGAGCAGACGGAGTGTGCgcgagagagacagagagaggagagggcgaATGGGGATACCTGCCAAGCGGACTCCAGGGCGGACACGGGCGCCGCCATTGTACGATGGATTGCGAGAGGTTGGGGTGGGGGTGCGCACCTTGCCGCCGGCCCGGCGAAGAAAACGAGGGGATGGGGAAGGCGGATTGGATTTTTCTGCTCCCCTCTCTGTTCTGCGGTAGTGGTGCCGggctccgcctcccccgcctcTGAAGTAGCGGTGGTGCTCGGCGGCTGCGGCGTAATGGATCTCGGCAGCGGTGTGGCGGATCTCGTGGAAGCGGGCCGCGGCGGAGTGGACGGTCTCTCTCTCGGCGGCACTGGCGACTTCGTGGTGCAAATCGcgagtgcgtgcgtgcgtgcgtgcctgtGTGGGTGTGATGACGGGCGGCTGCGTCGTGTCCGTGTCTCAGTCTCACGtgtctggtggtggtggactcaGGGGAACCCTAGGCGGAGTGAGGACACATGGGCTTTCTTGGGCCTCGACGCTTGGAGCCTTTGGACCGTTGGGTAAACAGCAGCACAGATGATGACAGAATACCGATACCACTGTCTCCAACTCTCAATACAGCATACAACAAGATCCAACAGCTGGTTTTTGGTTCATCCCGTGGATATTGTATGGACGTCTTGGATCTACTTCCATGTGCTCTGACCACGTCAAAGT
This window encodes:
- the LOC101761504 gene encoding methylsterol monooxygenase 2-1; this translates as MAAPVSALESAWQLVTANFTEFQLATVITFLIHETVFFLSGLPSLLFERFGLFAKYKIQKKSNTSAYQNRCVLRLILYHVCVNLPVMIFSYPAFKFMGLRSSLPLPHWTVVVSQVLFYFVLEDFIFYWGHRALHTKWLYKHVHSVHHEYATPFGLTSEYAHPAEILFLGFATVVGPALTGPHLFTLWLWMVLRVLETVEAHSGYHFPWSPSNFLPLYGGSDFHDYHHRVLYTKSGNYASTFVYMDWLFGTDKDYRKAKAVEEKEGKNL